The following coding sequences are from one Treponema parvum window:
- the yidC gene encoding membrane protein insertase YidC, with the protein MSFSNILYTLVLYPLVQVIGIAFRIFDKLFDNTGIAVIGVSFTVTLLCLPLYIVAEHWQQIERDVQKKLKPGIDRIKKTFKGDEQYMILSTFYRQNHYHPLMALRSSFGLLIQIPFFMAAYSCLSKMPALQGKSFLFIANMGSQDAIFHIGNFPVNILPIAMTVINIIAGAIYTKGFPIKEKIQIYGMALVFLVILYSSPAGLVLYWTMNNVFSLVKNIFYKLKNPLKVLYYCAVAGILLIAVYVLFIYDGGANMQKRLKAVIPMLMLLPIPLYLKAVKWFLSYPLSTLVENKKLRLNLFLFSSLALTVLAGLVLPSSLVSSSTQEFSNVGKLASPTIYFNWSFWQAAGLFIFWPACIYFLFGKKLQSIIACFFAIALSCAILNAFAFNGNYGSMDITLKFIGGMNNPSKLFMIANTVVILFTAMIIIGLFKFKKIKIVNSLTLIALFSFVALSTINITKIKKAYAEYSKIVASKNGKEESDLSTKFHFSKTGKNLVLVMLDRAESSYFEDILHDRPELYDIYSGFTFYRNALSCNGHTFMGAPSVYGGYEYTPYEMNKRSDVPLKEKHNEALQVLPRILTKQANFNATLTDLSWSNYSYYSDMRIFEGKENIQGYKLRGRYTGNFKKQFLGSAKTGSLSNGLKRNLFWVSLFRTSPAIIRPVVYYKGSWWANEATSDVDLFVDWYAILHYLPQLTDFSNEKDNLIVMTNETTHTGQDISYMNLTDEKTLSVKTKDDDCYAIDVVSLEALGRWFSALKENGVYDNTKIVIVADHGIGYGARRTKDYDIPDVNGYPKDHLNPLFLVKDFNATGKLKTDMTFMTNADTIEFLLKDVVENPINPFTHNKISSDAKKDGVLVTTDDMFMPHHSKSKYIFTVDKDSWYRVKDDIFRDENWLKETPSK; encoded by the coding sequence ATGTCTTTCTCAAATATTTTGTATACTCTTGTTTTGTATCCATTGGTTCAAGTAATTGGAATCGCTTTCCGCATTTTTGACAAACTTTTTGATAATACCGGAATCGCTGTTATCGGTGTAAGCTTTACGGTAACCCTCTTGTGTCTTCCATTGTATATAGTTGCAGAACACTGGCAGCAAATTGAGCGTGATGTTCAAAAAAAATTAAAACCCGGCATAGACCGCATAAAAAAGACTTTCAAAGGCGATGAGCAATATATGATTTTGAGCACATTTTACCGTCAAAATCACTACCATCCGCTTATGGCTTTGCGTTCAAGTTTTGGGCTTTTAATCCAGATTCCTTTTTTTATGGCAGCGTATTCCTGTCTTTCTAAGATGCCAGCCTTGCAAGGAAAATCTTTTTTATTCATCGCGAATATGGGAAGCCAAGATGCAATTTTTCATATTGGAAACTTTCCAGTAAATATACTTCCTATAGCGATGACTGTTATAAACATAATCGCCGGTGCAATCTATACAAAGGGCTTTCCTATAAAAGAGAAAATCCAAATTTATGGCATGGCATTGGTTTTTCTTGTAATCTTGTATTCAAGTCCTGCCGGATTAGTTCTTTATTGGACTATGAATAATGTGTTTTCTCTTGTTAAAAATATCTTCTATAAGTTAAAAAATCCTTTAAAAGTTCTTTATTATTGCGCTGTAGCGGGAATTCTTCTTATTGCTGTTTATGTTCTTTTTATTTACGACGGCGGAGCAAATATGCAAAAGCGTTTAAAAGCGGTAATTCCTATGCTCATGCTTTTGCCAATACCTTTGTATCTAAAGGCTGTAAAATGGTTTTTGTCTTACCCTCTTTCAACTCTCGTAGAAAATAAAAAACTTAGATTGAATCTATTTTTATTTTCGTCTCTTGCGCTTACGGTTTTAGCAGGTCTTGTTTTACCTTCTTCTTTGGTATCTTCTTCAACTCAGGAATTTTCAAATGTAGGAAAATTGGCTTCGCCTACGATTTATTTTAATTGGTCATTTTGGCAGGCTGCGGGACTTTTCATATTTTGGCCAGCTTGTATTTATTTTCTTTTTGGGAAAAAATTGCAGTCGATTATAGCCTGTTTTTTTGCGATTGCACTTTCTTGTGCGATTCTAAACGCCTTTGCTTTTAATGGAAATTATGGCTCAATGGACATAACCTTAAAATTTATAGGCGGCATGAATAACCCATCAAAACTATTTATGATTGCAAATACGGTAGTTATCCTTTTTACTGCTATGATAATCATTGGTTTATTCAAATTTAAAAAAATAAAAATTGTAAATTCTTTGACTTTAATTGCGCTCTTTTCTTTCGTTGCACTTTCAACAATAAATATCACAAAAATAAAAAAAGCGTATGCCGAATATTCAAAAATCGTTGCATCAAAAAACGGCAAAGAAGAAAGTGATTTATCTACAAAATTTCATTTTTCAAAAACCGGTAAAAATCTAGTGCTTGTAATGCTGGACAGAGCGGAAAGTTCTTATTTTGAAGATATTTTGCATGACAGACCAGAATTGTATGATATTTACAGTGGATTTACTTTCTATAGAAACGCTTTATCGTGCAATGGACACACTTTTATGGGCGCTCCTTCAGTCTACGGCGGTTATGAATATACACCGTATGAGATGAATAAACGCTCAGATGTACCATTAAAAGAAAAACACAACGAAGCGTTGCAAGTATTGCCGAGGATTCTGACAAAACAAGCAAATTTCAATGCAACTCTAACGGATTTATCTTGGTCAAATTACAGTTACTATTCCGATATGAGAATATTTGAAGGAAAAGAAAATATCCAAGGCTATAAATTACGCGGAAGATATACAGGAAATTTTAAAAAACAATTTTTGGGTTCTGCAAAAACAGGATCTCTTTCGAACGGATTAAAACGAAATCTTTTTTGGGTGAGTCTATTTAGAACTTCGCCTGCAATTATTAGGCCTGTCGTATATTACAAAGGTTCATGGTGGGCAAATGAGGCTACCAGCGACGTAGATTTGTTTGTCGATTGGTATGCGATTCTTCATTACTTGCCTCAGCTTACGGATTTTTCAAACGAAAAAGATAATTTAATCGTTATGACAAATGAAACAACACATACAGGTCAAGACATTTCGTATATGAACTTAACTGACGAAAAAACTCTTTCTGTAAAAACAAAAGATGATGATTGTTACGCTATAGATGTTGTTTCCCTTGAAGCATTGGGAAGATGGTTTTCTGCATTAAAAGAAAACGGTGTTTACGACAATACCAAGATTGTAATAGTTGCAGATCACGGAATTGGCTATGGAGCAAGACGTACAAAAGATTATGACATCCCAGATGTAAACGGCTATCCAAAAGATCATCTAAATCCGCTCTTCCTTGTAAAAGATTTTAATGCTACAGGAAAGTTAAAAACCGATATGACATTTATGACAAATGCAGACACAATCGAGTTTCTTTTAAAAGATGTCGTAGAAAATCCGATAAATCCTTTTACTCATAATAAAATATCATCAGATGCAAAAAAAGACGGAGTTCTTGTTACGACAGATGACATGTTTATGCCTCATCACAGCAAAAGCAAATATATTTTTACTGTAGATAAAGATTCTTGGTATAGAGTTAAAGACGATATATTTAGAGATGAAAATTGGCTAAAGGAGACTCCATCAAAATGA
- a CDS encoding CDP-glycerol glycerophosphotransferase family protein: protein MIYLLLYIDPGTGSMLFSILVGAAATLFFLGKAIWLKFKLVFSAGKKGLSTNIDSKLKKYVIYNEGIQYWNVFKPVCDEFERREIELTYYTSAEKDPCFEQSYKFIRPEFIGEGNLAFVKLNMLSAGIVLMTTPGLQVYQLKRSKKVRHYSHVLHMPNDATTYRLFGLDYFDSVLLTGNYQKDDIRSLEKQRGLPPKELVTVGCSYLDVLSSKMASIEEEKDHRFTVLVSPSWGSVGVLSRYGQRLLDPLVKTGWRIIVRPHPQSKKSEAKMLKDLEDRYKNSKNLEWDYNGDNIYSLKKADIMISDFSGIIFDYTFLCNKPVIYASSDIDLRPYDAWDLHKPLWQFRMLEKMGIKLEEKDLDNIERIIKQVCDSPELSAARKEAKAAAWMHTGEAGKNIVDFMINTVTENLSSDDKNKGPK, encoded by the coding sequence ATGATATATTTATTGCTTTATATAGACCCAGGTACGGGGTCAATGCTATTTTCTATATTGGTAGGTGCAGCTGCAACGTTATTTTTTTTAGGGAAGGCTATTTGGTTAAAATTTAAGCTTGTTTTTTCAGCAGGGAAAAAGGGACTTTCTACAAATATAGATTCAAAATTAAAAAAATATGTCATATACAATGAAGGAATTCAGTATTGGAATGTCTTTAAGCCTGTCTGTGATGAATTTGAAAGACGTGAAATTGAACTTACTTATTACACTTCTGCAGAAAAAGATCCTTGTTTTGAACAAAGTTATAAATTTATAAGGCCTGAATTTATTGGGGAAGGAAATTTAGCTTTTGTAAAACTGAATATGCTTTCAGCCGGAATTGTTCTCATGACCACGCCCGGACTGCAGGTATATCAATTAAAGCGCAGCAAAAAAGTAAGACATTATTCGCATGTTCTGCACATGCCTAACGATGCGACTACTTACCGTTTATTCGGGCTGGATTACTTTGATTCCGTCCTTCTCACGGGGAATTATCAAAAAGACGACATAAGAAGCCTTGAAAAGCAGCGAGGCTTGCCGCCAAAAGAACTCGTAACGGTTGGATGCTCTTATCTTGACGTGCTTTCTTCAAAGATGGCTTCTATCGAAGAAGAAAAAGATCACAGGTTTACGGTGCTTGTTTCTCCGTCATGGGGGAGCGTAGGCGTTTTATCCAGATACGGACAAAGGCTTTTGGATCCGCTTGTAAAAACCGGCTGGAGAATAATAGTGCGTCCGCACCCGCAGTCAAAAAAATCCGAGGCTAAAATGCTTAAAGATCTTGAAGACCGCTACAAGAACAGCAAAAATCTTGAATGGGACTATAACGGCGACAACATATATTCTTTGAAAAAGGCCGACATAATGATTTCCGATTTTTCGGGGATCATATTCGACTATACTTTTTTATGCAATAAACCGGTCATCTATGCGTCTTCGGATATCGACTTACGTCCTTACGACGCATGGGACTTGCACAAACCGCTGTGGCAATTCCGAATGCTTGAAAAGATGGGAATAAAGCTTGAAGAAAAAGATTTGGACAATATCGAGCGGATCATAAAACAAGTATGCGACAGCCCTGAGCTTTCGGCAGCGAGAAAAGAAGCGAAGGCGGCTGCGTGGATGCATACGGGCGAAGCGGGCAAAAACATCGTGGATTTTATGATAAATACGGTAACCGAAAATCTATCATCCGATGACAAAAATAAAGGCCCTAAATGA
- the aepX gene encoding phosphoenolpyruvate mutase has translation MSKTVYLGMTGDIIHPGIINIINEGAKHGDLIVGLLTDSAIVSHKRLPYLTYEQRKQVVENLKGVSKVVPQEDWSYVPNLKKLKPDFIIHGDDWKSNYLSKIRDDVFDVMKEWNGQVIEIPYTKGINSSALVENANTIGTTPEIRLKSLRRLIAAKKTVRIMEAHSGLSGLIIENAAVEKEDGIHRFDGMWSSSLTDSTNKGKPDIEAVDLTTRLQDLTDILECTTKPIIYDGDTGGITEHFVFTVRTLERNGISAVIIEDKAGLKKNSLFGTEVKQELEDEQEFCRKISEGKKAQITKDFMIIARVEELIAGRSIEEALKRAFASVRAGADGIMIHSRDKSGQDIKTFCEKFRAEYKNVPIVLVPTSYNQFTENELASWGANVVIYANHMLRAAYPAMKNCAETILKAERSLEVDQMCMSIKSILELIPGTK, from the coding sequence ATGAGCAAAACAGTATATCTTGGAATGACAGGCGATATAATTCACCCCGGAATAATCAATATAATAAACGAAGGAGCCAAACACGGGGATCTCATAGTAGGACTTCTGACCGATTCGGCAATAGTTTCACACAAACGTTTACCCTACCTCACATACGAGCAGCGAAAACAGGTTGTCGAAAATTTAAAAGGCGTTTCAAAAGTTGTTCCGCAAGAGGACTGGAGTTACGTTCCGAATCTTAAAAAACTAAAGCCGGATTTCATAATCCACGGAGACGACTGGAAATCGAACTATTTAAGCAAAATCCGAGACGATGTTTTTGACGTTATGAAGGAATGGAACGGGCAAGTAATTGAAATTCCTTACACTAAAGGAATAAATTCTTCCGCCCTTGTAGAAAACGCAAATACGATAGGAACTACGCCTGAAATAAGATTAAAGTCGCTACGGCGTCTCATAGCGGCAAAAAAAACAGTGCGCATAATGGAAGCGCATTCGGGTTTGAGCGGGCTTATAATTGAAAATGCGGCCGTAGAAAAAGAAGACGGCATTCACCGCTTTGACGGAATGTGGTCTTCGAGCCTTACCGATTCGACAAACAAGGGCAAACCTGACATCGAAGCTGTGGATCTTACGACTCGCCTTCAAGATCTTACCGACATACTTGAGTGTACGACGAAGCCCATAATCTATGACGGAGATACAGGCGGTATTACCGAACACTTTGTGTTTACGGTACGAACACTGGAAAGAAACGGTATTTCCGCGGTGATAATCGAAGACAAGGCCGGTTTAAAAAAGAATTCCCTTTTCGGTACCGAAGTAAAGCAGGAGCTTGAAGACGAGCAGGAATTCTGCCGCAAAATTTCAGAGGGTAAAAAAGCGCAGATAACAAAAGATTTTATGATAATCGCAAGAGTCGAAGAGCTTATAGCAGGACGCAGCATTGAAGAAGCCCTTAAAAGAGCCTTCGCCAGCGTCCGTGCGGGTGCGGACGGAATAATGATACACAGCCGCGACAAATCCGGACAGGACATAAAAACTTTCTGTGAAAAATTCAGAGCGGAGTATAAAAATGTTCCCATAGTTTTGGTGCCTACGTCATATAATCAGTTTACTGAAAACGAGCTTGCATCGTGGGGTGCAAATGTGGTCATCTACGCAAACCACATGTTACGAGCCGCCTATCCTGCAATGAAAAACTGCGCCGAAACCATCCTTAAAGCGGAACGTTCCCTTGAAGTCGATCAGATGTGTATGTCGATAAAAAGCATTTTGGAGCTCATACCGGGAACAAAATAA
- the aepY gene encoding phosphonopyruvate decarboxylase, translating to MIRPELFYNELKANGTDFFTGVPDSLLKNFCAYVTDNTQKNNHIIAANEGCATGLAAGYHFATGKIPLIYMQNSGLGNTVNPLLSLMDPEVYSVPVVLVVGWRGEPGVHDEPQHIKQGKVTIPLLEAMKIPYVILTADEGELKSQISECYNYVRSHNAPFAFVVKKNTFDAYKLKNDAPVQAELSREEAIELIMLNCEPGSAFVSTTGMASRELFELREKHGMSHKTDFLTVGSMGHASQIALSIAMQKPNRKIYCLDGDGASLMHMGGMTTIGTIGVKNFTHIVLNNGAHDSVGGQPTVALKIDLCRIAKAAGYEYTASISTPEELKKILLNPEIKNKLSFIEIKVHKGARSNLGRPTSTPEENKKAFMEFLYD from the coding sequence ATGATAAGACCGGAATTATTTTATAATGAACTTAAAGCTAACGGAACCGATTTTTTTACGGGAGTTCCCGATTCGCTTTTAAAAAATTTTTGCGCTTACGTGACGGATAATACTCAGAAAAACAACCACATAATCGCTGCAAACGAAGGGTGCGCAACAGGACTTGCCGCAGGTTACCATTTTGCAACCGGAAAAATTCCTCTCATCTATATGCAAAATTCCGGATTGGGGAACACGGTCAATCCTCTTTTATCCTTGATGGATCCTGAAGTTTATTCCGTTCCTGTCGTCCTTGTCGTCGGCTGGAGAGGCGAGCCCGGCGTACACGACGAACCCCAGCATATAAAACAGGGAAAGGTTACCATTCCGCTTCTTGAAGCGATGAAGATTCCTTACGTCATTTTAACCGCCGACGAAGGCGAGCTTAAATCCCAAATTTCCGAATGTTACAATTACGTAAGATCGCATAACGCCCCCTTCGCCTTTGTGGTCAAAAAAAACACTTTCGATGCGTATAAACTTAAAAACGACGCCCCGGTACAAGCCGAACTTAGCAGAGAAGAAGCGATAGAACTTATCATGCTCAATTGCGAGCCGGGATCCGCCTTCGTTTCCACTACAGGGATGGCAAGCCGGGAGTTGTTTGAGCTTAGGGAAAAACACGGCATGAGCCATAAAACCGATTTTTTAACGGTAGGCAGTATGGGGCACGCTTCACAGATCGCCCTTTCAATCGCAATGCAAAAACCTAATCGAAAAATCTATTGTCTTGACGGAGACGGCGCGAGCCTCATGCATATGGGAGGAATGACAACGATCGGCACTATAGGGGTGAAAAATTTTACGCACATAGTATTGAACAACGGCGCTCATGATTCGGTAGGCGGACAGCCGACCGTCGCGTTAAAAATCGACTTATGTCGGATCGCAAAAGCTGCAGGATATGAATATACGGCGTCGATTTCTACACCTGAAGAATTAAAAAAGATCCTTTTAAATCCTGAGATAAAAAACAAACTTTCGTTTATCGAAATAAAAGTACACAAGGGAGCCCGTTCAAATCTGGGACGCCCTACTTCTACACCAGAAGAAAATAAAAAAGCATTTATGGAGTTTTTATATGATTAA
- a CDS encoding 2-aminoethylphosphonate aminotransferase gives MIKQAVIVAGGLGERFGGRTKEMPKGFIEIEGVPMVERSVQKLIRAGVEEIIIGTGHCNQWYDELAKKYSCIKTFRNENYANTSSMGTLEVCAPYVKGDFLLLESDLVYDAAGLFALINDERKNVVLASGKTGSGDEVYLSYDENRILTNVSKDKNSMPDAGAELVGITKLSKQALDAMVNYAKAHHADMPKIDYENVMNAVAKECDIYVKKLEYYAWIEIDDEEMLSRALNLVYPRIKENESVTRVRREVLLNPGPSTTTDSVKYAQVVPDICPREMEFGNLMEQTAFDLTSFVASPDEYATIMFGCSGTGADEAMISSCVPPGKKLLIVDNGSYGERMAKIAKIYGIDTTVFKSSTYEPIDIPKLENEFKTGKYAAFAMVYHETTTGLLNRVDLICPLAKKYNMITIVDAVSAYGGMPMDLEKLGIDFMASTSNKHIQGMAGIGFVICKKTELEKQKDYPMRNYYFNLYDQYKYFEETKQTRFTPPVQTFYALRQAIIETKIETIENRFKRYTECWKILVKALKEIGLKMLVKEEFQSHFITAILIPDKKEYSFDALHDYAKSFGFTIYPGKLGNITTFRIANMGDIRPQEMQHFTGILRDYMHGIGVC, from the coding sequence ATGATTAAACAGGCTGTAATAGTCGCGGGCGGTTTAGGCGAACGCTTCGGCGGACGCACAAAAGAAATGCCTAAGGGATTTATAGAAATAGAAGGCGTCCCTATGGTGGAACGCTCCGTGCAGAAACTCATAAGAGCGGGAGTCGAAGAGATAATCATAGGAACGGGACACTGCAATCAGTGGTATGACGAACTTGCAAAAAAATACTCTTGCATAAAAACTTTCCGAAATGAAAATTATGCAAACACAAGCAGCATGGGAACGCTCGAAGTATGCGCTCCGTATGTTAAAGGGGATTTTTTGCTGTTGGAAAGCGATCTCGTGTACGACGCTGCAGGCCTTTTTGCCCTGATAAACGACGAGCGCAAAAACGTCGTTCTGGCTTCTGGAAAGACAGGCAGCGGCGACGAAGTGTATCTTTCATATGACGAGAACCGTATTCTCACAAATGTAAGCAAGGATAAGAATTCAATGCCCGACGCGGGAGCCGAGCTTGTAGGAATTACAAAGCTTTCAAAACAGGCGCTTGACGCTATGGTAAACTATGCGAAAGCGCATCATGCCGACATGCCTAAAATCGACTATGAAAACGTCATGAACGCCGTTGCAAAAGAATGCGATATCTATGTAAAAAAACTTGAATACTATGCGTGGATAGAAATCGACGACGAAGAAATGCTTTCCCGCGCCTTAAATCTAGTTTATCCTCGAATAAAAGAAAACGAATCCGTCACGCGTGTCCGACGGGAAGTCCTTCTTAATCCCGGTCCGTCTACGACGACAGACAGCGTAAAATACGCTCAGGTTGTTCCTGACATTTGCCCGAGAGAAATGGAATTCGGGAACCTTATGGAACAGACGGCATTCGATCTGACAAGCTTTGTCGCTTCTCCCGACGAATACGCGACTATTATGTTCGGCTGTTCGGGTACTGGGGCTGACGAGGCTATGATATCTTCCTGCGTTCCTCCCGGAAAAAAATTACTCATAGTGGACAACGGTTCTTACGGCGAGCGGATGGCGAAGATCGCAAAAATCTACGGTATCGACACTACGGTATTTAAAAGTTCCACATACGAACCGATCGATATTCCTAAGCTCGAAAACGAGTTTAAGACCGGTAAATACGCGGCGTTCGCAATGGTATATCACGAAACTACGACGGGGCTTTTAAACAGGGTTGACCTTATCTGCCCGCTTGCAAAAAAATACAATATGATAACCATTGTCGACGCTGTAAGCGCTTACGGCGGCATGCCTATGGATTTGGAAAAATTGGGCATAGATTTTATGGCTTCAACGTCAAACAAACACATACAGGGCATGGCCGGGATAGGATTTGTAATCTGCAAAAAAACGGAATTGGAAAAACAAAAAGACTATCCGATGAGAAACTACTATTTTAATCTCTACGATCAGTATAAGTATTTTGAAGAGACAAAACAGACGAGATTTACTCCTCCGGTACAGACCTTCTATGCGCTGCGCCAAGCGATTATAGAAACGAAGATAGAAACCATAGAAAACCGATTTAAACGCTATACGGAATGTTGGAAAATCCTTGTAAAAGCGCTCAAAGAAATCGGATTGAAAATGCTCGTAAAAGAAGAATTTCAATCGCATTTCATCACGGCGATACTGATTCCCGATAAAAAGGAATACAGTTTTGACGCACTTCACGATTATGCAAAGAGTTTCGGCTTTACGATCTATCCGGGAAAATTAGGAAATATTACGACGTTCCGCATTGCAAATATGGGCGACATAAGGCCCCAAGAGATGCAGCATTTTACGGGAATACTGCGCGATTACATGCACGGCATAGGCGTTTGCTGA
- a CDS encoding glycosyltransferase encodes MKVAIVHDWLVNYGGAERVVESFLKIYPQADIYTLVYDKKKMAKIFPPEKVHTSFIQKFPMATKIYTKLLSLMPKAFESFDLSSYDLVLCSSSSCAKGVITPPSVPHVAYVHTPMRYAWDLFFDYKKRSGRVTRFFMDRWMPDIRMWDFISAQRIDSVIANSNYIARRIKKFWGRDAKVIYPPVDTQRLSPNYKESEDFYVVFSRFVPYKRVDLAISACIRLKRKLVVIGSGSGEKSLKTLANGNADIIFTGRISDEEVKNYLQRCKALIFCAEEDFGIIPVEAQACGRPVIAYGKGGALETVIDGKTGIFFDRQEEKSLVDAIGRFEKLGAFYDQKSVYEHAASFSEERFRKQMEQTLNEILSEFYPAGECKNGVFK; translated from the coding sequence ATGAAAGTCGCCATAGTACATGACTGGCTTGTAAATTACGGCGGAGCCGAACGCGTCGTAGAGTCATTCTTGAAAATCTATCCACAAGCGGACATCTACACCCTTGTTTATGACAAAAAAAAGATGGCAAAGATTTTTCCTCCTGAAAAAGTCCACACATCGTTTATACAGAAATTTCCGATGGCGACAAAAATTTATACAAAACTCCTTTCTCTCATGCCCAAGGCATTCGAATCGTTCGATCTTTCATCCTATGACCTAGTCTTGTGCAGTTCTTCTTCTTGTGCCAAAGGAGTGATAACGCCTCCTTCGGTTCCTCACGTGGCTTACGTGCACACTCCCATGCGCTATGCCTGGGATTTGTTTTTCGATTACAAAAAGCGAAGCGGCCGCGTTACGCGTTTTTTTATGGACAGATGGATGCCCGATATCCGCATGTGGGATTTTATTTCCGCTCAAAGAATAGACAGCGTAATTGCAAATTCAAATTATATAGCGCGAAGAATAAAAAAATTTTGGGGACGAGACGCTAAAGTAATCTATCCTCCGGTGGACACGCAGCGGCTGTCGCCTAATTACAAAGAAAGCGAAGATTTTTACGTAGTTTTTTCGCGCTTCGTTCCGTATAAGCGCGTAGATCTTGCTATATCCGCATGTATACGCCTTAAGCGAAAACTTGTCGTCATAGGAAGCGGAAGCGGCGAAAAAAGTCTTAAAACTCTGGCAAACGGAAACGCCGACATAATATTTACCGGCAGGATAAGCGACGAAGAAGTTAAAAATTATCTGCAAAGGTGCAAGGCGCTCATCTTTTGTGCGGAAGAAGATTTCGGGATAATTCCCGTTGAAGCGCAGGCCTGCGGACGTCCGGTAATCGCGTACGGCAAGGGCGGCGCGCTGGAAACCGTGATAGACGGAAAAACCGGAATTTTTTTCGACCGGCAAGAAGAAAAAAGCCTTGTCGACGCAATAGGGCGCTTTGAAAAACTGGGCGCGTTTTACGATCAAAAATCCGTTTACGAACATGCGGCGTCGTTTTCCGAAGAACGCTTTAGAAAACAGATGGAACAGACTTTAAATGAAATTCTATCGGAATTTTATCCGGCAGGCGAATGCAAAAACGGAGTTTTTAAATGA
- a CDS encoding glycosyltransferase family 4 protein, whose protein sequence is MRLAIDCRMIDSGGIGTYVSELIPYFLKKDQCLLLGTHEQCTAFLRKQNVEFCFCDVRPFSFAEFFSFPKDVLDKINSCDAYYTPYCNIPSGIKIPIYSTIHDVVFLDVKGLSSPLGNLMRKFIYKRAIRLSKAVFTVSEFSKDRILYRLHCKKNIIVGYNGLPAWVLKDDEDVPELPEEDQKQTEDQSQTSKSLKDENTILFVGNIKKHKGLSVLLEAYSQAKKQIKDLNLMIVGNAENFRTGDKEIIERFQDITDGSVTFTGKINNSKLKKQYKKAKLLVQPSFYEGFGIPPLEALCCGTNAVISDIPVFKEIYKDFPVIFFKCGDAEDLSKQIVLHLNDEVPKLPENIYSYKNTADIILNTICKNL, encoded by the coding sequence ATGAGGCTTGCAATAGATTGCCGTATGATCGATTCCGGTGGAATCGGCACTTATGTAAGCGAACTTATTCCCTATTTTCTTAAAAAAGACCAATGCCTGCTTTTGGGAACTCACGAGCAATGCACGGCGTTTTTGCGTAAACAGAACGTAGAATTTTGCTTTTGCGACGTAAGACCGTTTTCATTTGCGGAATTCTTTTCATTTCCTAAAGATGTCCTTGACAAAATAAATTCGTGCGACGCCTACTATACGCCATACTGCAATATTCCTTCGGGAATAAAAATTCCGATCTATTCCACCATTCACGACGTGGTTTTTTTGGACGTAAAAGGCCTTTCTTCTCCTCTTGGAAATCTTATGCGCAAATTTATCTACAAGCGCGCGATAAGGCTGTCAAAAGCTGTTTTTACCGTATCGGAATTTTCAAAAGACAGAATCTTATACCGATTGCATTGCAAAAAAAACATAATAGTCGGTTATAACGGCCTTCCTGCGTGGGTTTTAAAAGACGATGAAGATGTGCCCGAACTGCCGGAAGAGGATCAAAAGCAGACCGAAGATCAAAGTCAAACGTCAAAGTCCCTCAAAGACGAAAATACGATCTTATTTGTGGGCAATATAAAAAAACACAAGGGCCTTTCGGTTTTGCTTGAAGCATATTCACAGGCGAAAAAGCAAATAAAGGATTTGAATCTGATGATCGTGGGAAACGCGGAGAATTTCAGAACCGGCGATAAAGAAATCATCGAAAGATTTCAGGATATTACCGACGGTTCAGTCACGTTTACCGGAAAAATCAATAATTCAAAGTTAAAAAAACAGTATAAGAAAGCTAAACTGCTCGTTCAGCCTTCTTTTTACGAAGGATTCGGCATTCCGCCGCTCGAAGCCCTGTGCTGCGGGACGAACGCCGTAATTTCGGATATTCCCGTGTTTAAAGAAATATATAAAGATTTTCCCGTGATATTTTTTAAATGCGGGGACGCAGAAGATCTTTCAAAACAGATCGTTCTTCACTTAAACGACGAAGTTCCAAAGCTCCCTGAAAACATATATTCATATAAAAACACCGCCGATATAATCTTAAACACGATCTGCAAAAACTTATAA